A stretch of DNA from Cellulomonas fengjieae:
CGCTCGCTCGGCGTGGACCGACCCTGGACGCACCAGGCCGACGCCGCCGACGCCGCCTGGTCCGGCCGGCACACGGTGCTGGCCACCTCGACCGGCTCGGGCAAGTCGCTGGCGTTCTGGCTGCCCGCGCTGTCCGCGGCCCGCGCCGCCGCCGCGGGTGGGCTGCTCGACCCCGGCCGCATCGAGAGCGTGGCCCGTCGCGCCACCACCCTGTACCTGTGCCCGACCAAGGCCCTGGCCGCCGACCAGCTGTCGGCGCTCGAACGCCTGCTCGTGGCGGCCCGCACCCGGGACGTCCGCGTGGCGACCTGCGACGGCGACACCTCCCTCGACGAACGGCGGTGGGTGCAGGAGCACGCGGACGTCGTCCTGACCAACCCCGACTTCCTGCACTTCGCCCTGCTGCCCCAGCATCGCCGCTGGGCACGGCTGCTGGCCTCCCTGCGCTACGTGGTGGTCGACGAGTGCCACGCGTTCCGGGGTGTGTTCGGCGCGCACGTGGGCCTGGTGCTGCGGCGCCTGCGCCGGCTCGCCGCCTCCTACGGCGCGACCCCGACGTTCCTGCTCGCGTCGGCCACCACCTCCGACCCGGCCGAGAGCGCCGCGAGGCTCATCGGCGTCGACGCGTCCGAGGTCACCGCCGTGACGGACGACGCCTCCCCGGCCGGCCGCAAGACGTTCGTCCTGTGGCAGCCGCCCGAGCTGCCCGGCACCGAGGCGCCGTGGTCGGCGCTGCTGCCCGAGGACGACCCGTGGGCGACGCCGCTCGCACTGCCGCGCCACGTCACCCGCGGTCCCGACGACCTCGCCCCGCCGGGCCCGGACGACGTCTGGGACGCGCCGGCGGTCCACTCCGCCGCCCTGAGCGCCCCGCCGGAGGGCTCGGGGCCGCTGGGCACCGGTGAACGCCTGGTCGCCGTGCCGTCCGACCGTCCCCGCCGGACCGCGACCGCCGAGATCGCCGACCTCTTGGCCGACCTGACGGCGGCGGGCGCCAGGTCGCTGGCGTTCACCCGGTCGCGCCGGGGCGCCGAGTCCGTCGCCGCCGCCACCCGGGCGCACCTGACGCACATCGACCCCGCCTTCGCGGCGTCGGTGTCGGCGTACCGGGGCGGCTACCTGCCCGAGGAACGGCGCGCGCTGGAGTCGGCGATCCGGTCCGGTGCGCTGCGCGCGCTCGCCACGACGAACGCGCTCGAGCTGGGCGTCGACATCTCCGGCCTGGACGCCGTCTTCATCGCCGGGTGGCCCGGGACGCGTGTGTCGCTCTGGCAGCAGGCCGGCCGCGCCGGACGGGCGGGCACCGACGGCCTGGTGGTGCTGGTCGCGCGCGAGGACCCGCTGGACACGTTCCTCGTGCACCACGCCGAGGCGATCTTCGACACCCCCGTCGAGGCGACCGTCTTCGACACCACGAACCCCTATGTCCTGGCGCCGCACCTGTGCGCCGCCGCCGCCGAGCTCCCCCTGCGGGCCGACGAGCTGGACCTGTTCGGGCCGCGGACCGCGGGGCTGCTCGGTGA
This window harbors:
- a CDS encoding DEAD/DEAH box helicase, with amino-acid sequence MTHVRHLPSRPGAQADWPAWADPDLVQGYRSLGVDRPWTHQADAADAAWSGRHTVLATSTGSGKSLAFWLPALSAARAAAAGGLLDPGRIESVARRATTLYLCPTKALAADQLSALERLLVAARTRDVRVATCDGDTSLDERRWVQEHADVVLTNPDFLHFALLPQHRRWARLLASLRYVVVDECHAFRGVFGAHVGLVLRRLRRLAASYGATPTFLLASATTSDPAESAARLIGVDASEVTAVTDDASPAGRKTFVLWQPPELPGTEAPWSALLPEDDPWATPLALPRHVTRGPDDLAPPGPDDVWDAPAVHSAALSAPPEGSGPLGTGERLVAVPSDRPRRTATAEIADLLADLTAAGARSLAFTRSRRGAESVAAATRAHLTHIDPAFAASVSAYRGGYLPEERRALESAIRSGALRALATTNALELGVDISGLDAVFIAGWPGTRVSLWQQAGRAGRAGTDGLVVLVAREDPLDTFLVHHAEAIFDTPVEATVFDTTNPYVLAPHLCAAAAELPLRADELDLFGPRTAGLLGELVERGTLRRRPSGWYWTHNESASRLTDLRGSGGDPVRVVESATGRLLGTVDAASADSTVHDGAVYVHQGATFVVDELRLEDGVALVTRRDVDYGTWARWVTTTEIRSVDAEVPWGPVTWGFGQVDVTTQVLGYQRKRIPDLQLLGTEELDLPARMLRTTAVWWTAPAEVLLAAGVTVEATPGALHAAEHASIGLLPLLATCDRWDLGGLSTALHVDTEQATVFVHDAYPGGAGFAERGFALGATWLRATRDAIAACRCLTGCPACVQSPKCGNANNPLDKAAAVRLLDVVLSHAPAPTTA